Proteins from a genomic interval of Chitinophagales bacterium:
- a CDS encoding MBL fold metallo-hydrolase, producing MKVEQIYTGCLAEAAYYIESKGEAAIIDPLRETEPYIAKAKKEGVKIKYIFETHFHADFVSGHVDLAQKTGAKIIYGPNAHTSYEVHNAHDGEVFQLGDLTIQVLHTPGHTLESSTYLLKDEKGKNHAIFTGDTLFIGDVGRPDLAIKNGLTKNDLAAMLYESLRNKIMPLEDDVIVYPAHGAGSACGKNMSKETFDTLGHQKEVNYALRANMTKEEFIEEVTTGILPAPQYFAKNAMINKTGYESLDTVMNRGLVALTPEEFEETAEYTGALVIDTRHQSVFHKGFIPKSVFIGLGGSFAPWVGTLVADVKQSILLVTDEGKAEEAVTRLARVGYDNCLGYLKGGIEAWQQAGKEVDSIDSISAMKMEQHLSNNSEAVVLDVRKPTEFDAEHVENAQNFPLDYINEIMSEVERNTKYYVHCRSGYRSMIAASILKARGFDEVIDIDGGFAAIEQTSLPITAFVCPSTL from the coding sequence ATGAAAGTCGAACAAATTTATACAGGCTGTTTGGCGGAGGCTGCTTACTATATCGAAAGTAAGGGAGAAGCTGCTATTATTGATCCTCTGCGTGAAACAGAACCCTATATCGCAAAAGCAAAAAAGGAAGGTGTGAAAATCAAATATATTTTTGAAACCCACTTTCACGCCGATTTTGTGTCAGGTCATGTTGATTTGGCGCAAAAAACAGGGGCAAAAATCATTTATGGTCCCAATGCACACACCAGCTACGAAGTACACAATGCACACGATGGAGAAGTATTTCAATTGGGAGATTTGACCATTCAGGTTCTACATACCCCTGGCCATACTTTGGAGAGCAGCACGTATTTATTGAAGGATGAGAAGGGTAAAAACCATGCGATTTTCACGGGAGATACGCTTTTTATTGGTGATGTAGGGCGACCTGATTTAGCGATAAAAAATGGATTGACTAAGAATGATTTGGCTGCAATGTTGTATGAAAGTCTTCGCAACAAAATCATGCCATTAGAGGACGATGTTATTGTGTATCCTGCTCACGGGGCAGGTTCCGCTTGCGGCAAAAACATGAGTAAGGAAACTTTTGACACCTTGGGACACCAAAAAGAGGTCAATTATGCTTTGCGGGCCAATATGACGAAAGAGGAGTTTATTGAGGAGGTAACAACTGGCATTTTACCTGCCCCCCAATATTTTGCAAAAAATGCGATGATTAACAAAACTGGCTACGAGAGTTTGGATACGGTGATGAATCGTGGATTGGTGGCCTTGACTCCAGAGGAATTTGAAGAAACTGCTGAATACACAGGTGCATTGGTGATTGATACACGCCATCAAAGTGTATTCCACAAAGGCTTTATTCCTAAATCTGTATTTATTGGATTAGGGGGTAGTTTTGCGCCGTGGGTCGGCACTTTGGTAGCAGATGTGAAGCAGTCTATTTTGTTGGTGACTGACGAAGGGAAAGCTGAAGAAGCTGTTACTCGATTGGCTCGTGTGGGCTACGATAATTGTTTGGGTTATCTCAAAGGAGGTATTGAAGCGTGGCAACAAGCTGGGAAAGAGGTGGACTCGATTGATTCGATTTCGGCAATGAAAATGGAACAGCACTTGTCTAATAATAGTGAAGCTGTCGTGCTGGATGTCCGCAAACCTACTGAGTTTGATGCTGAACACGTTGAAAATGCACAAAATTTTCCTTTGGATTACATCAATGAAATAATGAGTGAGGTGGAGAGAAACACTAAATATTATGTGCATTGCAGAAGTGGCTATCGCTCGATGATTGCAGCTTCAATATTGAAAGCTAGGGGTTTTGATGAGGTAATTGACATTGACGGTGGTTTTGCAGCTATCGAACAAACATCGCTTCCTATTACTGCTTTTGTATGTCCTTCTACACTGTAA
- a CDS encoding response regulator — translation MPAKILVVDDEPDLEILIRRKFRRKVRENELELLFAHNGLEALELLKEHEDVDLVVTDINMPEMDGMTLLNEINNLDRIIKSVVMSAYGDLENIRTAMNRGAFDFITKPIDFKDFEITLDKSLAEVALLKKGFSASQKFQAEKERRMRAETSRRFKEQFLANMSHEIRTPMNAVVGITNLLLKKTPRTDQVEYLQIVKQSAQNLLVIINDILDLSKIEAGKMDFDDNPFSVQQVVRNVTKMLDFKAQEKGLQLLSHIDDSVPKAVSGDVARLTQILMNLVGNAIKFTEKGEVRISVTAQQLEKTSNTIHIHFAIADTGIGIEAEKLQSIFDTFSQADSSINRRFGGTGLGLSISKQLVDLQKGTLKVESEWKKGSTFSFTIPYQIADDANLEEQPLSSLHENEHKALRGLRILLVEDNEFNQIVAVDTLKMLIEDLLIDIAENGQIGVDMLQKGGYDIVLMDISMPVMNGYEATTHIRQKLPTPISQIPIMAMTASATTSEIERCFEVGMNEYIAKPFLEEELLQKLKHLFLQIEPTSKKKMQQNKSVDANRVLGSVLDMSFLEKFTKNDPTKMSKYIHIFLKNAPDQLTALNEHLEANNWNQLRASAHALKSQLRYMGVFPLQDTIQTIENNAGEQVALDALPPLVAKVNRITQQAIKELQQKLEVLNNS, via the coding sequence ATGCCTGCAAAAATATTAGTTGTTGATGATGAGCCAGATTTGGAGATACTCATTCGCCGAAAATTTAGACGAAAAGTTCGGGAAAATGAGCTGGAACTCCTATTTGCTCACAATGGTTTGGAGGCACTTGAATTGCTAAAAGAGCACGAAGATGTAGATCTGGTGGTGACAGACATCAACATGCCCGAAATGGACGGCATGACACTTCTCAATGAAATCAACAATTTAGACCGAATCATCAAGTCGGTGGTCATGTCGGCTTACGGTGATCTCGAAAACATTCGTACCGCCATGAATAGGGGCGCATTTGACTTTATCACCAAACCCATAGATTTTAAGGATTTTGAAATCACCCTCGACAAAAGCCTTGCAGAAGTTGCCTTGTTGAAAAAAGGATTTTCTGCCAGTCAAAAATTTCAGGCAGAAAAAGAGCGAAGGATGCGAGCCGAAACTTCTCGCCGCTTCAAAGAGCAGTTTTTAGCAAATATGAGCCACGAAATCAGAACGCCTATGAATGCCGTTGTAGGCATTACCAACCTTTTGCTCAAAAAAACTCCCCGCACCGACCAAGTAGAATATTTGCAGATTGTGAAACAGTCGGCGCAAAATTTGTTGGTTATCATCAATGATATTTTGGATTTATCGAAGATTGAAGCGGGAAAAATGGATTTTGACGACAATCCATTTTCTGTGCAGCAAGTAGTCCGAAATGTGACGAAAATGCTTGATTTTAAGGCACAAGAAAAAGGGCTTCAACTTTTGTCGCACATTGACGACTCCGTTCCAAAAGCAGTGTCGGGTGATGTGGCTCGTTTGACCCAAATATTGATGAATTTGGTGGGCAATGCCATCAAATTTACGGAAAAGGGGGAAGTGCGTATCTCGGTTACGGCACAGCAATTGGAGAAAACATCGAATACAATACACATTCATTTTGCCATTGCAGATACGGGTATTGGTATTGAAGCCGAAAAACTGCAAAGCATTTTTGATACCTTCTCACAAGCAGATAGCAGCATCAATCGAAGGTTTGGAGGTACAGGTTTGGGCTTGTCTATTTCTAAGCAATTGGTTGATTTGCAGAAGGGAACATTGAAGGTAGAAAGTGAATGGAAGAAGGGTTCTACTTTTAGTTTTACGATTCCCTATCAAATTGCGGATGATGCAAACTTGGAAGAGCAGCCGCTTTCTTCATTGCATGAAAATGAGCACAAAGCATTGAGAGGGCTGCGTATTTTGTTGGTAGAAGACAATGAATTTAACCAGATTGTGGCAGTTGATACGCTAAAAATGTTGATTGAAGATTTGCTGATTGACATTGCAGAGAATGGTCAGATAGGAGTGGATATGCTGCAAAAAGGGGGCTATGATATTGTTTTGATGGACATTAGTATGCCTGTAATGAATGGTTATGAGGCGACTACGCATATTCGTCAAAAATTACCTACTCCTATTTCGCAAATTCCCATCATGGCAATGACAGCAAGTGCAACGACCTCTGAAATAGAGCGTTGTTTTGAAGTGGGTATGAATGAATACATTGCAAAGCCATTTTTGGAGGAAGAACTACTTCAAAAACTGAAACACCTATTCCTTCAAATTGAACCAACTTCAAAAAAGAAAATGCAGCAAAACAAGTCGGTTGATGCGAATAGGGTCTTGGGGAGTGTATTGGACATGAGTTTTTTGGAGAAGTTCACCAAAAATGACCCAACTAAAATGTCGAAATACATTCACATTTTTCTGAAAAATGCTCCCGATCAACTCACCGCCCTCAATGAACACTTAGAGGCCAACAACTGGAACCAACTGCGTGCATCTGCTCACGCACTTAAATCTCAACTTCGATATATGGGAGTCTTCCCATTGCAAGATACCATTCAGACTATTGAGAACAATGCAGGAGAACAGGTTGCACTGGATGCCCTTCCTCCTTTGGTGGCAAAGGTCAATAGGATTACCCAACAAGCTATAAAAGAATTGCAGCAAAAGTTGGAGGTCTTGAACAATTCATAA